In the Deinococcus radiophilus genome, one interval contains:
- a CDS encoding MBL fold metallo-hydrolase produces the protein MTETLSPARITQYHTEKGNRVYAMEVDAFRALSVNVLVLVCGSPEHPDYTALVDFGSERPACHQQIVGGFDTLRERYGEQVYPDRLNRVILTHAHPDHVSGMGLWRDICPAPISAHQGAQAVLEHPKREQERSQHQMTEMLTWMGVPQAVARQEARQQARPMLPAALAADEYLDHGELIDGRWRAIHVPGHASDQICIRVDDLLLTADHLLPGSLPPLWPERLKPGLGIRPYLIGLARISAERDVALAVPGHGLAVGDMSARISEVRQKLTEKAQRIYHQAEQTPDLTIFELYRLLFPDVIGPRQRLLLSQTAAVMEYLQAQNFLLESPGAQGSRWKINPDVPPIVR, from the coding sequence ATGACTGAAACACTTTCTCCTGCCCGAATCACCCAGTACCATACGGAGAAAGGTAACCGCGTCTATGCCATGGAAGTAGATGCTTTCCGCGCTTTGAGCGTCAATGTTCTGGTGCTGGTATGCGGTTCCCCAGAACATCCCGACTACACTGCGCTGGTGGATTTCGGGAGTGAGCGCCCCGCCTGTCATCAGCAGATTGTGGGTGGCTTCGACACATTGCGTGAGCGGTATGGTGAGCAGGTCTATCCTGATCGCCTGAACCGTGTGATCTTGACCCATGCCCATCCGGATCACGTGAGCGGAATGGGCTTATGGCGCGATATCTGTCCTGCGCCGATCAGTGCTCATCAAGGGGCGCAAGCAGTCTTGGAGCACCCCAAGCGTGAGCAGGAACGCTCGCAACACCAGATGACCGAGATGCTGACTTGGATGGGTGTGCCGCAGGCTGTCGCCCGGCAAGAGGCCAGACAGCAGGCAAGGCCCATGTTGCCAGCAGCCCTGGCCGCCGATGAATATCTGGATCATGGTGAATTGATTGATGGCCGCTGGCGCGCCATTCATGTTCCAGGGCATGCCTCCGACCAGATCTGTATTCGGGTAGATGACTTGCTGCTTACAGCAGATCATCTGCTCCCTGGTAGCCTTCCACCCCTGTGGCCTGAGCGACTGAAGCCAGGCCTCGGTATTCGTCCTTATCTGATCGGGTTGGCCCGTATCAGTGCTGAGCGTGATGTCGCCTTGGCTGTACCTGGACACGGACTGGCAGTGGGAGATATGTCTGCCCGCATCTCCGAAGTGCGCCAGAAGCTGACTGAGAAAGCCCAGAGGATTTATCATCAAGCGGAGCAGACCCCTGATCTGACCATCTTCGAACTTTACCGTTTACTGTTTCCCGACGTTATCGGCCCCAGGCAACGGCTTTTGCTCAGCCAGACAGCCGCAGTGATGGAGTACCTGCAGGCTCAAAACTTTCTCCTTGAAAGTCCAGGGGCTCAGGGGAGCCGTTGGAAGATCAATCCAGATGTGCCACCTATCGTGCGCTGA
- the katA gene encoding catalase: MTRNDSQQGQNPQLTTRQGHPVHDNQNSRTIGSRGPMTLENYQFIEKLSHFDRERVPERVVHARGAGAHGVFRATGKVGDEPISRYTRAKLFQEEGKETPVFVRFSTVGHGTHSPETLRDPRGFAVKFYTEDGNWDMVGNNLKVFFIRDALKFPDLIHSQKPSPTTNIQSQERIFDFFAGTPEAMHMITLLYSPWGIPATYRHMQGSGVNTYKWYNAQGEGVLVKYHWEPKQGIRNLTQDEADRIQATNFNHASQDLHDAIERGDYPEWDLYVQIMEDHDHPELDFDPLDDTKVWPTDQFPFRHVGTMTLNRNPENVFAETEQACFGTGVLVDGLDFSDDKMLQGRTFSYSDTQRYRVGSNYLQLPINRPKCQVASNQRDGQMAYYVDTFDGQDARVNYEPSVLSGPKEAPREHNPHTPYVEGKLVREAIERANNFGQAGQQYREFADWERDELINNLSGALAGVDSRIQQKMLEYFYACDEDYGRRVEESIQAKESQLQEVAPAPYGRETSSKQGPDIKQSAD, from the coding sequence ATGACTAGGAATGATTCTCAACAAGGCCAGAATCCACAGCTGACTACCCGCCAGGGTCATCCAGTTCACGACAACCAGAACAGCCGCACCATCGGTAGCCGTGGCCCAATGACGCTGGAAAACTATCAGTTCATTGAGAAGCTGAGCCACTTTGACCGTGAGCGCGTACCTGAGCGTGTCGTCCATGCCCGTGGTGCTGGAGCACACGGCGTCTTCCGCGCAACCGGCAAGGTAGGCGACGAGCCCATCAGCCGTTACACCCGTGCCAAGCTTTTTCAGGAAGAGGGCAAAGAAACTCCAGTGTTCGTCCGTTTCTCCACTGTGGGGCACGGCACGCATTCACCGGAAACGCTGCGTGACCCACGTGGTTTCGCTGTTAAGTTCTATACCGAAGACGGCAACTGGGACATGGTGGGCAACAACCTCAAGGTGTTCTTTATTCGTGACGCCCTGAAATTCCCAGACCTGATCCACAGCCAGAAGCCCTCCCCTACCACCAACATCCAGAGCCAGGAACGGATCTTCGATTTCTTTGCCGGCACGCCTGAAGCCATGCATATGATCACCCTGCTGTATTCCCCCTGGGGAATCCCTGCCACCTACCGCCACATGCAGGGCAGCGGTGTGAACACTTACAAGTGGTACAACGCCCAGGGCGAAGGCGTACTGGTCAAATACCACTGGGAACCCAAGCAGGGCATTCGCAACCTGACCCAGGACGAAGCCGACCGGATTCAGGCCACCAATTTCAACCATGCCAGCCAGGATCTGCATGACGCCATTGAGCGCGGTGACTACCCTGAATGGGACCTGTACGTGCAAATCATGGAAGACCATGACCACCCCGAGTTGGACTTCGATCCGCTGGACGACACCAAGGTCTGGCCCACCGATCAGTTCCCTTTCCGCCATGTCGGTACCATGACCCTGAACCGCAACCCCGAGAATGTCTTTGCTGAAACCGAGCAAGCCTGTTTCGGTACAGGTGTGCTGGTGGATGGCCTGGACTTCAGCGACGACAAGATGCTGCAGGGACGTACCTTCAGCTACTCGGACACCCAGCGCTACCGGGTCGGGTCCAACTACCTGCAGTTGCCGATCAACCGTCCCAAGTGCCAGGTGGCGAGCAATCAGCGTGACGGTCAGATGGCCTACTATGTGGACACCTTCGATGGACAGGACGCCCGCGTCAATTACGAGCCCAGCGTGTTGAGCGGCCCAAAAGAAGCTCCCCGTGAGCACAACCCTCACACTCCTTATGTCGAAGGCAAACTGGTCCGCGAAGCCATCGAAAGAGCCAACAACTTCGGACAGGCTGGCCAGCAATACCGCGAATTCGCTGACTGGGAGCGTGACGAGCTGATCAACAATCTCTCAGGCGCTCTGGCGGGAGTCGATTCACGCATTCAGCAGAAAATGCTGGAGTACTTCTATGCCTGTGATGAGGATTACGGCAGACGTGTCGAAGAAAGCATCCAGGCCAAAGAAAGCCAGCTGCAAGAAGTTGCCCCTGCGCCGTATGGACGCGAAACCAGCAGCAAGCAAGGCCCCGATATCAAGCAGTCCGCCGACTGA
- a CDS encoding integrase core domain-containing protein, with protein MGRRVQIDATRFALRDGISWAYIVLDVETRAVLNVYVVRSLSASSAVTALRGGVEKLKKLGIEESLVVMSDGGSDFTSHEFKAACEEVGTWVRAKVSQLGGMCILERVNRTLKYEFIFREEPQTKAELSALCAEFRTWYNIVRPHSALGYGYPWAKLLEVAESLKAA; from the coding sequence ATGGGTAGACGGGTTCAAATCGATGCCACTCGCTTTGCTTTACGAGATGGGATTTCCTGGGCATATATCGTTCTGGACGTGGAAACTCGAGCTGTGCTGAATGTCTACGTGGTGCGCTCGTTATCGGCCAGCAGCGCGGTCACCGCGCTGCGAGGAGGAGTTGAGAAACTGAAGAAACTGGGAATCGAGGAATCGCTGGTCGTGATGTCGGATGGTGGCTCGGACTTCACGTCCCACGAGTTCAAAGCGGCCTGTGAGGAGGTAGGTACCTGGGTCAGGGCGAAGGTATCGCAGCTGGGTGGAATGTGCATCCTGGAGCGGGTCAACCGCACTTTGAAGTACGAGTTCATTTTCAGGGAGGAACCGCAGACGAAAGCGGAACTCAGCGCGTTATGCGCTGAATTCCGCACCTGGTACAACATCGTTCGGCCTCATTCAGCCTTGGGGTATGGCTATCCCTGGGCTAAACTGCTGGAAGTGGCCGAGTCTCTTAAAGCCGCTTGA
- a CDS encoding transposase: MHKQVSGERAHILSQRILDIPETLYQRRSLEASLHLFHSPGQKIKFSQAEGVSPSALSRFFNVYGWDSDRCWDEMQDFHWRILLDAARHKRRPRLRLSVDLTTLEKVGTQLPYVSVYNGRHGIHLVVLFAEYEELKFPISYRVYQGKHTSTPVTLALDLLEEVPDFIKKRFRVRVLADSGFEAAVFLEGVRHLDFEFVVGVRSNRRTDHPGRVTVADCPHGGYVNLANWSLETLSLGRVDRGDREFFAVSSELLEGDEIIAEGGRRWTLESFFKEGKHQFGLAQFALRTARGLDRWILMVFLAFTLTILHRSEGMTLKEAARLALYTLFPVVRLNHLLSQLQKEREFLLQHGYSLSYARCKL; the protein is encoded by the coding sequence GTGCACAAACAGGTTTCAGGGGAGCGCGCCCATATTCTCTCACAGCGGATTCTGGACATTCCAGAGACGCTGTACCAACGGCGAAGCCTGGAGGCTTCGCTGCACCTTTTCCACAGTCCAGGCCAGAAGATCAAATTCAGCCAAGCTGAAGGAGTCAGTCCCAGTGCACTGAGTCGCTTTTTCAATGTCTACGGCTGGGATTCAGACCGTTGCTGGGACGAAATGCAGGACTTCCATTGGCGCATCTTGCTGGATGCGGCTCGCCACAAACGCAGACCTCGTCTGCGGCTCAGTGTGGATCTGACCACGTTGGAAAAGGTGGGGACTCAGCTGCCCTATGTCAGCGTCTACAATGGCAGGCACGGTATCCATCTGGTCGTCCTGTTTGCCGAGTATGAGGAACTGAAGTTCCCCATTTCCTACCGGGTGTACCAGGGCAAGCACACCAGCACGCCCGTCACTCTGGCGCTCGACCTACTGGAAGAGGTGCCGGACTTCATCAAGAAACGTTTCCGGGTACGTGTCCTAGCGGACAGCGGCTTTGAAGCCGCTGTTTTTCTGGAAGGCGTGCGGCACCTCGATTTCGAGTTCGTGGTGGGTGTGAGGAGCAACCGGCGCACGGACCATCCTGGGCGGGTGACGGTGGCGGACTGTCCGCATGGAGGCTATGTCAACTTGGCCAACTGGTCTCTGGAAACGCTGTCTCTGGGGAGAGTAGACCGTGGGGACCGGGAATTCTTCGCGGTGTCGTCTGAACTGTTGGAGGGGGATGAGATCATCGCTGAGGGTGGGCGGCGCTGGACATTGGAGTCCTTTTTCAAGGAAGGTAAGCACCAGTTTGGGTTGGCGCAGTTCGCGCTGCGAACTGCCAGGGGTCTGGACCGCTGGATTCTGATGGTCTTCCTGGCCTTCACCCTGACCATACTGCATCGCTCAGAAGGGATGACCTTGAAAGAGGCGGCACGCCTGGCCCTCTACACCCTGTTCCCCGTAGTCAGGCTCAACCATCTTCTGAGTCAGCTCCAAAAAGAACGAGAATTTCTTCTCCAGCACGGCTATTCGCTCAGCTATGCAAGGTGCAAGTTATGA
- a CDS encoding ParB/RepB/Spo0J family partition protein: protein MAKKVSAASRINLSRAVENYQREGISQIELDQIVVMPGHNPRGYATGDNAFSGPGFDALVASIQSFGDVFQPILLRPKASSNLYELVAGERRWRAAKAAGLTHISALVRELDDDQIVRIARQENELREAVSQIDLLFASLDQLARRLNVPLRQLRTVLIRARDGGEAFPENSPEAQVRDLIAVLGLPSLATLVRSSRLLNLTADERQAMREGLSQQAALALLDLGEDPLRPQLLVQALREGWSAAQLRREIQQLRENQSPTIKQVAQRVKNGLGERRLAQLPEVKRKKVEQLLLKLDELLAQDSHSP from the coding sequence ATGGCCAAAAAGGTCAGTGCAGCTTCTCGCATCAACCTCAGCCGCGCTGTAGAGAACTATCAGCGTGAAGGCATCAGTCAGATTGAACTGGATCAGATTGTGGTGATGCCAGGCCATAATCCCCGCGGGTACGCTACTGGGGACAACGCTTTTAGCGGTCCTGGCTTTGATGCGCTGGTTGCCAGCATCCAGTCGTTTGGCGATGTTTTTCAACCCATTTTGTTACGGCCTAAGGCGAGCAGTAATCTCTACGAACTGGTGGCTGGAGAACGGCGCTGGCGGGCAGCTAAGGCGGCTGGATTAACCCATATCAGCGCCTTGGTCAGAGAACTGGACGATGATCAGATTGTCCGGATCGCCCGACAGGAAAATGAGCTACGCGAAGCTGTCAGCCAAATCGACCTCTTGTTCGCCTCCTTAGACCAACTCGCCAGGCGTTTGAATGTTCCCTTACGGCAGCTTCGGACGGTACTGATCCGTGCGCGTGATGGGGGAGAGGCATTCCCCGAAAATTCGCCAGAAGCGCAAGTTAGAGATCTGATCGCTGTTCTGGGGCTTCCAAGCCTTGCCACCCTGGTCCGATCATCGCGCTTGCTAAATCTCACTGCCGATGAGCGCCAGGCCATGCGTGAAGGCCTCAGTCAACAAGCGGCTTTAGCCTTGCTGGATCTAGGGGAGGATCCCCTGCGACCTCAATTGCTAGTCCAGGCCTTACGTGAAGGCTGGAGCGCGGCTCAACTGCGGCGCGAAATTCAGCAGCTACGTGAGAATCAATCGCCTACCATCAAACAAGTAGCACAGCGCGTGAAAAATGGCCTAGGAGAGCGCCGATTAGCGCAGCTTCCCGAAGTCAAACGCAAAAAAGTTGAGCAACTTCTGCTGAAGCTGGACGAACTGCTGGCTCAAGATTCCCATTCTCCTTGA
- a CDS encoding ParA family protein — MKILSFWNEAGGATKTTMVAELGYLLSARTRKGGQPNRVLLIDLDPQRSLTRRMGLLDDPESRAHRLGSTLNIILQEAENDFPEPFRPERMPALSVIPAHQQLRSLDNILMTDDSLLIGLRDALKRLEDEYDYILIDTPPSNGGLTRAALVASDAAVIPMPTHIKSVENIENVTQVLAQCRRLNPDLRIASFIPTVYNKQRTQDREIYEMISNQLTDLGPVSPPVTERPAIFRDVLPARGAVALDQPNNPATAELKAVLDHLLEVI; from the coding sequence GTGAAAATTCTCAGTTTCTGGAACGAGGCGGGTGGCGCGACCAAAACGACGATGGTGGCCGAGCTGGGTTACCTGTTGTCGGCCCGCACCCGCAAAGGTGGTCAGCCCAACCGCGTGCTCCTCATTGACCTTGACCCTCAGCGCAGTCTGACTCGCCGCATGGGACTTCTCGATGACCCGGAGAGTCGTGCTCACCGCCTGGGATCAACTCTGAACATCATTTTGCAAGAGGCTGAAAACGATTTTCCTGAACCCTTTCGGCCAGAGCGGATGCCTGCGCTATCGGTGATCCCAGCGCACCAGCAGTTGCGTTCGCTGGACAATATTCTGATGACCGACGATTCCCTCCTCATCGGCCTGCGTGACGCCCTGAAACGCCTGGAAGACGAGTACGATTACATCCTGATCGATACTCCACCCAGCAATGGCGGCCTGACCCGCGCCGCCCTGGTTGCCTCGGACGCTGCAGTGATTCCTATGCCCACGCACATCAAGTCTGTAGAAAACATCGAAAACGTGACGCAAGTGTTGGCTCAGTGCCGGCGTCTGAATCCCGATCTACGAATCGCATCATTTATTCCTACGGTCTACAACAAGCAGCGAACCCAGGACCGTGAAATCTACGAGATGATCAGTAACCAACTGACTGACCTGGGACCAGTATCACCCCCTGTCACGGAGCGACCTGCCATCTTTCGGGATGTGCTCCCTGCCCGTGGAGCAGTGGCCTTAGATCAGCCGAACAATCCCGCAACTGCCGAACTCAAGGCCGTTTTGGATCACCTGCTGGAGGTGATCTGA
- a CDS encoding replication initiator protein A: protein MARSQKQKSVTPTPPSQLDRFDEANSARLGLICVQERIPEDYTRWDIEFLVDDRPSRLTCISPGEYGGVPHGLDGDFATILNVMYLEQGAPESGIVHTTAYQMLQRAGFPDSGQYYQSLQESLDRLKAATYTASESWRDHKRQRWTTVKFNIIERITAETQDGLGFGSGTTLKIQLARPVVESIREKYLKPLDMSFVLSLKRSLTRSLYRVLDAHRYQPSMTAEAAAEFRINLQQWARECKLRETVPARIKRNLESAHKELVERGYLTSVEYEGSRADTVIIYTFGDLPATTPAPEPVIEVVPDAPVTDALRRYGVAPTVARNLVSEFGESLVTQRLEKFEAMLKSGYQARKKSALLVDIIRDQGGKYADPEGYQVEPQRSEANLQAATVAKRMEAEEAQLNHRLQEEFRLLDHSEQAARALTQVRMFVGREVSERTLKTLLSAMTSEQVEPYEVYRAVTRAASELRLADFAHELRYAYGD from the coding sequence CTGGCACGCTCACAAAAGCAAAAGTCAGTTACGCCCACACCGCCGTCTCAGCTAGACCGCTTTGACGAGGCCAATTCTGCTCGTCTAGGGCTGATTTGCGTGCAGGAGCGAATTCCAGAAGACTACACCCGCTGGGACATCGAATTTCTGGTAGATGATCGACCCTCACGCTTGACTTGTATTTCCCCAGGCGAGTATGGCGGTGTCCCGCACGGTCTGGATGGAGATTTCGCCACCATCCTGAATGTTATGTACCTGGAGCAAGGAGCACCTGAATCTGGCATTGTGCACACCACGGCCTACCAGATGTTGCAGCGGGCAGGATTCCCAGATTCAGGCCAGTACTACCAGTCCTTACAAGAGAGTTTGGACCGCCTTAAGGCCGCAACCTACACAGCCAGCGAGTCCTGGCGCGATCACAAGCGGCAGCGTTGGACCACCGTGAAATTCAACATCATCGAGCGCATTACTGCTGAGACACAGGATGGACTAGGCTTTGGCAGTGGGACCACGCTTAAAATCCAACTGGCCCGCCCAGTGGTGGAAAGTATCCGCGAGAAATACCTCAAGCCATTGGACATGAGCTTTGTGCTTAGCCTGAAACGTTCTTTGACCCGCAGCCTTTACCGAGTCCTGGATGCACATCGTTATCAACCCAGCATGACTGCTGAAGCTGCCGCTGAATTCCGAATCAACCTGCAGCAATGGGCACGGGAATGCAAGTTACGTGAAACAGTACCTGCACGCATCAAGCGCAATCTCGAAAGTGCTCACAAGGAGCTGGTAGAGCGTGGATATCTGACCTCAGTGGAGTACGAAGGGAGCCGCGCAGACACCGTTATCATCTACACTTTCGGTGATTTGCCTGCAACCACGCCTGCACCAGAGCCTGTGATTGAGGTTGTTCCAGACGCGCCAGTTACGGATGCGCTTCGGCGCTATGGGGTTGCCCCGACAGTAGCACGCAATTTGGTTTCCGAATTTGGTGAGTCACTGGTGACTCAGCGGCTGGAAAAGTTTGAAGCGATGCTCAAGAGCGGGTATCAGGCCCGCAAGAAAAGTGCCCTGCTGGTAGATATCATCCGGGATCAGGGCGGTAAGTACGCTGATCCCGAAGGGTACCAAGTTGAGCCGCAGCGATCAGAAGCAAATTTGCAGGCCGCCACAGTTGCCAAGCGCATGGAGGCTGAAGAGGCTCAGCTGAATCACCGCCTACAAGAAGAATTCAGGTTGCTGGATCACTCAGAGCAGGCTGCCAGAGCACTGACCCAGGTCCGAATGTTCGTAGGCCGCGAGGTGTCTGAGCGCACCCTCAAAACACTTCTAAGCGCTATGACCAGTGAACAAGTCGAACCGTACGAGGTCTACCGCGCCGTGACACGTGCCGCATCGGAACTGCGCCTGGCTGACTTCGCGCATGAGCTACGCTACGCCTACGGTGATTAG
- a CDS encoding WGxxGxxG family protein, translating to MKKVAYLLLLTTLAAAPVSAQTDTTSTTTTDTTTTTEPVTNTTTAPDTTTTVEREETNLTFPWGLLGLLGLAGLAGRRREPDHVVHTVPTHTTTHTTHTNPTNVNNPNNRR from the coding sequence ATGAAAAAAGTTGCTTACCTGTTGCTGCTCACCACCCTGGCTGCTGCTCCCGTGTCCGCTCAGACTGACACCACCTCTACCACCACCACCGACACCACGACCACCACGGAGCCCGTGACCAACACCACGACCGCGCCCGATACCACCACTACGGTTGAGCGTGAAGAGACCAACCTTACCTTCCCTTGGGGTCTGCTGGGTCTGCTGGGTCTGGCTGGACTGGCTGGTCGTCGCCGTGAGCCTGACCATGTGGTTCACACCGTCCCTACCCACACCACCACCCATACCACTCACACCAACCCGACTAACGTCAACAACCCTAACAACCGCCGCTAA
- the glcF gene encoding glycolate oxidase subunit GlcF yields MLHAIDACVHCGFCLPACPTYALLGDEMDSPRGRIVLMKDVLEGELSLHDAAPHLDRCLGCQGCVTACPSGVAYGELITSFRGWSEPQRQRGLLLEARRAAILRVLPSPAVFQAAATLGQVAKPLAPVMPKLLRPALDLLPNRVPRRNRLRAFYPAQGLKRGRIALLAGCAQQVLAPNFNEATIRVLTLNGYEVAVPPEQGCCGAAALHTGDRPLALGQVRRNLAAFEPQEYDAIISNAAGCGAGLKEYPAVLHGLPDQPQAEALAAKVQDIAEFLGGLLDRGELRPALPATRPLRIAYHDACHLAHAQGIRREPRELLRWISGVEVLEVPRGELCCGSAGTYNIEQPELADQLGELKATSILSTQPDLIVSGNIGCHTQITTHVGRQGGAARVMHTIEVLDLAYRGEL; encoded by the coding sequence ATGTTGCATGCCATAGATGCCTGTGTGCATTGTGGCTTTTGCCTGCCAGCTTGCCCGACCTATGCCTTGCTGGGGGACGAGATGGATAGCCCACGGGGGCGCATTGTCCTTATGAAAGATGTCCTAGAGGGAGAACTCTCCTTGCATGACGCTGCCCCACATTTGGACCGTTGCCTGGGATGTCAGGGGTGCGTTACTGCCTGTCCGAGTGGGGTGGCTTATGGTGAATTGATCACCAGTTTCCGGGGATGGAGTGAGCCACAGCGTCAGCGCGGGCTACTACTGGAAGCGCGCCGCGCCGCTATTTTGCGTGTGCTGCCATCCCCAGCCGTGTTTCAAGCGGCAGCAACTCTGGGGCAGGTTGCCAAACCGTTGGCCCCGGTCATGCCCAAACTATTGCGGCCCGCTTTGGATTTGTTGCCGAACCGTGTGCCACGGCGTAACCGGCTGCGTGCCTTTTATCCGGCCCAGGGGCTCAAACGGGGCCGGATCGCACTGCTGGCAGGATGCGCTCAGCAAGTTCTGGCCCCCAACTTCAATGAAGCCACCATCCGCGTGTTGACCCTGAACGGTTATGAAGTTGCGGTGCCACCTGAGCAGGGCTGTTGTGGAGCAGCGGCTCTGCACACTGGGGATCGTCCCTTGGCGCTGGGACAAGTTCGGCGCAACCTGGCCGCTTTTGAACCACAGGAGTACGACGCCATCATCAGCAATGCAGCGGGTTGTGGGGCAGGCCTTAAAGAGTATCCAGCTGTACTGCATGGCCTACCAGATCAGCCGCAGGCAGAGGCACTGGCAGCCAAGGTGCAAGACATTGCGGAATTCCTGGGCGGCCTGCTGGACCGTGGAGAACTACGGCCAGCGCTTCCGGCTACGCGTCCGCTACGGATCGCCTACCATGACGCCTGCCACCTCGCGCACGCTCAGGGAATCCGCCGTGAGCCACGTGAACTCCTGCGCTGGATCAGTGGAGTAGAGGTACTGGAAGTGCCGAGAGGTGAGCTCTGCTGTGGATCGGCAGGGACCTACAACATCGAGCAACCTGAGTTGGCGGACCAACTGGGTGAACTTAAGGCAACCAGCATCCTGTCTACCCAACCGGATCTGATCGTGTCAGGCAATATCGGCTGCCACACGCAAATCACCACGCATGTGGGCCGTCAGGGGGGGGCAGCGCGGGTCATGCATACCATTGAAGTGCTGGATCTGGCTTACCGGGGCGAACTATGA
- a CDS encoding FAD-binding oxidoreductase, which translates to MTSPFAALQRQLGPGKVLLSPAERGNYRFDGIQFGVRPLAVVLPETVEDVVAAVRAAKAAGIPVVGRGAASGLSGGAVPLQPSLVVSFTRMTGLTIHPERREAVAQAGVVTLSISDAARPHGLVYPPDPASFRTSTIGGNLGENAGGPLCFKYGVTGDYVLGVEMVDTDGEVHRLGRDAYDLTGLLIGSEGTLGLMTEATVRLVPPAKYSRTLQASFTSVEACAAAVSAAVSAGAVPAKMEFMDGACIGAVEDYLGLGLPREAAALMLVDTDGDDPAQVEAEMQLVEAAFLAAGGQVRRAETETEAAALWQARRSVSPALGRIRPLRMNEDIAVPRSRLPQVVAEIRALGEEYGLPLVQFGHIGDGNLHPNILYDPRSDDPAQVHELAHRIALVALQHGGVLSGEHGIGSMKREFMADAVDPVTAEAYWAVKDALDPDGRLNPDKLLPPRPTHLEDSHVHS; encoded by the coding sequence ATGACCTCGCCATTCGCTGCGCTGCAACGCCAACTGGGACCGGGCAAAGTTCTACTGAGTCCTGCTGAACGTGGCAATTACCGCTTCGATGGCATTCAGTTTGGGGTGCGCCCGTTGGCAGTGGTCCTGCCCGAAACCGTTGAGGATGTGGTGGCCGCCGTGCGGGCCGCTAAAGCGGCCGGGATACCCGTGGTAGGCCGGGGAGCAGCCAGCGGCCTGAGTGGTGGAGCCGTGCCACTTCAGCCCAGCTTGGTCGTCAGTTTTACCCGCATGACCGGGCTGACCATTCATCCAGAGCGTCGCGAAGCGGTGGCGCAGGCGGGAGTGGTCACGCTGAGCATTTCGGATGCAGCCCGGCCTCATGGCTTGGTGTATCCACCTGATCCGGCCTCTTTCCGTACCAGTACGATCGGTGGGAATCTGGGCGAGAATGCTGGTGGTCCACTGTGCTTTAAGTACGGCGTGACTGGTGACTATGTGCTGGGCGTGGAGATGGTGGATACGGACGGCGAGGTTCACCGTCTTGGCCGCGATGCATATGACCTGACCGGGTTACTGATCGGCTCGGAAGGCACCCTGGGCCTGATGACCGAGGCAACGGTGCGCTTGGTTCCTCCCGCCAAGTATTCCCGGACCCTGCAGGCCAGTTTCACGTCTGTAGAGGCCTGTGCAGCGGCCGTCAGTGCCGCTGTGTCTGCTGGAGCAGTACCGGCCAAGATGGAATTTATGGACGGGGCCTGTATTGGCGCGGTAGAAGATTACTTGGGATTGGGTCTCCCGCGAGAAGCAGCCGCACTCATGCTGGTCGACACCGATGGCGATGATCCTGCACAGGTCGAAGCCGAGATGCAGCTGGTCGAAGCGGCTTTTCTGGCTGCTGGTGGTCAGGTGCGCCGTGCTGAAACTGAAACTGAGGCAGCCGCGCTCTGGCAAGCTCGCCGCTCGGTTTCCCCCGCGCTGGGCCGGATTCGCCCGCTGCGGATGAACGAAGATATCGCTGTGCCGCGCTCCCGGCTGCCACAGGTGGTGGCTGAAATTCGGGCATTGGGCGAGGAATATGGGTTGCCACTGGTCCAGTTCGGGCACATTGGGGATGGCAACCTACACCCCAACATTCTGTATGACCCACGGAGCGATGACCCGGCGCAGGTTCATGAACTGGCGCACCGCATTGCGCTGGTGGCCTTGCAGCATGGCGGCGTGCTGAGTGGTGAACATGGCATCGGTTCTATGAAGCGGGAATTCATGGCGGATGCCGTGGACCCGGTGACCGCAGAAGCTTACTGGGCAGTCAAAGACGCTCTGGACCCGGACGGACGCCTAAACCCCGATAAGCTGCTGCCGCCGCGTCCTACCCACTTGGAGGACTCCCATGTCCATTCTTGA